A window of Microbacterium sp. BK668 genomic DNA:
TCCGCAGGAGCTCGAGCCCTTCGGACGGCACGGTCGCCGGACCGTCGGTCACCCGGCCGACGCTCGCCCGGAGCCGGCGGCGTCGACGTCCGCCTCGGCGGCCGTCGACGGCTCCCAACGGAGGAGGTCCCCGGGCTGGCACTGCAGGGCCTCGCACAGGGCGTCGAGCGTGGAGAAGCGGACGGCCTTGGCTCTGCCGTTCTTCAGCACCGCGAGGTTCGCGGGAGTGATCCCCACCCGCTCCGCGAGCGTTCCCACCGCCATCTTCCGGCGCGCCAGCATCACGTCCACGTCGATCACGATCGGCACTCAGATCACCTCGTCCAGCTCGGAGCGCAGCATCCGCACCTCGCGCTCGCGTGCGATGGCCTGTCTGAGCAGTGCCTTCATCACGACCACCAGCAGCGCCATACCGGCCAGCACGAGCGCGGCGCCGCACACGAGTCCGACGATGCCAGGGGCGGTCTCGCCCGGTGCCAGCAGGACGGCCAGCGTGAAGACGAGCACGGATGCCGCGGCGATCGCCCCGATGATGACATTCACGTACGAGAACGACGACTCCGAGAACACCGATCCTCTCCGCACCTTCGTCAGGAGCTGCCATACGCAGACGGCGAAGATCTGCATCGACACGACCCCGAGCATCGCAATGGAGACGACGGTGATCCGCCCCCACATCGTCTCTCCCTCGAGATCGAACCAGAGGGCGGGCACGATCATCGTCTGCACGAGGAGCGAGCCCGCCAGCGCGAGCGCGATCACGACACGCAACACCCAAATCGTTGACCCGCCCATGACTGCTCCTCACATCGAACGACAACAGAAATCTATCGATAAACGATAGGCATCGCAACCGCTCGCCCGAAGTTGCCCTCAGAGGTCGAAGAGAAGGGCCGCCCGGTCTCCCGGGCGGCCCTTCATGACCGGGGATCAGTCGGCAGGGAGGTAGATCCGCTCCGGGATCTCCTCGTAGTCCTCGGGATCGAGCGTCGCGATCGAGCCGTCGGCCACTGCGGTGATGAGCCCCCGGAGGCCGATCTCGACCTGCTTGGCGAGGAACCCGTTCCTCTTCTGGCCGTCGGACTGCGTGTTGCTCGACGTCTCGAAGAGCACGGTCGCGCTCCCGCGCAGCGCGAAGGATCCGAGCGCCGTGCCAGGCAGGTTGGTGTTCTGGGGGTAGAGCGTCAGGTCGCCGAACGCCGAGTCGCCGTATGCCTGCAGGGCGTCGTACACGGCGACGTTGGCGCGACGGGACGCGTCGTAGTCGAAGTTCGGCCAGTCCCCGAACTCGGTGGGATCGGCGATGAACCGCGCCGAGATCGACAGCGGCGACATGTCACCTGTGCCCTCCTGCGCGTAGCAGGGCCACTGGTTGTGGAGGTCGACGAAGTAGTCGACGACCCCGAACTCGCCCTCGAGCCCCGCGTACACGTCGCGGACGGTCTGGGCCTCGGGGGTGATGTACCAGCCGGTGTCCGCGCTGTTGCCGGGGAAGTCCGCCGGCTGCGGCACGTAGTCCAGGTCCGGGTTGAAGTCGCGGTTCACGTCGAACCCGGGGACTCCGGGCTGGTAGTTCCAGGCGGGGTCGACGCCGGTGAGCTGCGGGAAGTCCGCGACGACCTCATCCCAGCTCATCTGGTTCTGCCGCGTGTCGCGCTCGCCGCCGTCGACGTTCAACCGGGGGATCGCCACGATCGTGACGTTCTCGCGGATCTCGGCGGCCGACCGGGTGTTGCCGCCGAACTCCTTCAGCAGCGAGAGAAGCGCCTCCGTGCCGTGGTTCTCGTTTCCGTGGATCTGCGACTGGACGAGGATCACCGTGTCGCCCGTGCCGACGCGAGCCTGGTAGATCTCCCGTCCCTCATTGCTGTAGCCGGCCACGGACACGTCGACGACACCGCCTGTGGTCCGCTCGATGCGCTGCAGCTCCCTCGTGAGCTGGTCGTGCGTCACGAACGAGGACCGGTTCCCGGCGGACTCGGTACCGCAGTGCGAGTTGACCGGGATCGCCTGGGCGGCGGGTGCGGCGACGACGCCCGCGGTGCCGACCAGGACAGCGCTGGTGATCGCGGCGAGGGTGATTCTTCTGCTTCTCTGCACAATGTCTCTCTCTGGATAGGTATCTCCCCTCCCGACATGCCAGCAAAGAGATCTGTCATTGGGAAACGCTTGCCGACGTTTCTCATCGAACTGTCATGTGAGGGTTCAGACGCATCCCGACGCGGCGTTCAGCCGCTTCACAGGAAGTCCTCGGCGGGCGACCGTATCCTGCTGAGTCCCAAGGGGAGTACTCCCAGACGGTCGCTCGTCATTACGGATGCCGATGCATCCCGGGCGCCCGGTCCTCGGATTCCGGGGACGGAGAAGACCTTGGCGTCATCTGTCACGCCAGGTCTTGGAGATCCCATGAACATCACTCCGCTCGTCTGGGCGATCACGATCGCCGTCACAATCGCCTTCTTCGTCTACGAGTTCTACGCGCACGTGCGCAAGCCCCATGAGCCGACGATCGGCGAGTCTGCCCGGTGGTCCGCCTTCTACATCGGGCTGGCACTGCTGTTCGGCGTCGGCATCGGCGTCGTCTCGGGGTGGACGTACGGCGGCGAGTACTTCGCGGGCTACCTCACCGAGAAGGCGCTGTCGGTCGACAACCTCTTCGTCTTCCTGATCGTGATGTCGAGCTTCGCCGTGCCGAAGATCTATCAGCAGAAGGTGCTGATGATCGGAATCGTGATCGCCCTCATCATGCGCGGGGCCTTCATCGCCGTGGGCGCGGCCCTCATCTCCAACTTCTCCTGGATCTTCTACGTGTTCGGGGCGCTGCTGCTGTTCCTCGCGTACCGGCAGGCGTTCACGCACGGCGAGTCGAATCCCGCCGACGGGCGGTTCATGCGGCTCGTCCGTCGCATCCTCCCCGTCAGCGACGAGTACAACGGGGACAGGCTCACCGTCCGCAAGGACGGTCGCCGGTTCGTGACCCCGATGCTGCTCGTCATCGTCGCCATCGGGTTCGTCGACCTGATCTTCGCCGTCGACTCGATCCCGGCCATCTACGGACTCACCGAGGAGGCGTACATCGTCTTCACGGCCAACGCGTTCGCCCTCATGGGACTGCGGCAGCTGTACTTCCTCATCGGGGGGCTGCTCGCGCGGC
This region includes:
- a CDS encoding helix-turn-helix transcriptional regulator — protein: MPIVIDVDVMLARRKMAVGTLAERVGITPANLAVLKNGRAKAVRFSTLDALCEALQCQPGDLLRWEPSTAAEADVDAAGSGRASAG
- a CDS encoding DUF2975 domain-containing protein, producing the protein MGGSTIWVLRVVIALALAGSLLVQTMIVPALWFDLEGETMWGRITVVSIAMLGVVSMQIFAVCVWQLLTKVRRGSVFSESSFSYVNVIIGAIAAASVLVFTLAVLLAPGETAPGIVGLVCGAALVLAGMALLVVVMKALLRQAIAREREVRMLRSELDEVI
- a CDS encoding M14 family zinc carboxypeptidase, with amino-acid sequence MQRSRRITLAAITSAVLVGTAGVVAAPAAQAIPVNSHCGTESAGNRSSFVTHDQLTRELQRIERTTGGVVDVSVAGYSNEGREIYQARVGTGDTVILVQSQIHGNENHGTEALLSLLKEFGGNTRSAAEIRENVTIVAIPRLNVDGGERDTRQNQMSWDEVVADFPQLTGVDPAWNYQPGVPGFDVNRDFNPDLDYVPQPADFPGNSADTGWYITPEAQTVRDVYAGLEGEFGVVDYFVDLHNQWPCYAQEGTGDMSPLSISARFIADPTEFGDWPNFDYDASRRANVAVYDALQAYGDSAFGDLTLYPQNTNLPGTALGSFALRGSATVLFETSSNTQSDGQKRNGFLAKQVEIGLRGLITAVADGSIATLDPEDYEEIPERIYLPAD
- a CDS encoding TerC family protein, with amino-acid sequence MNITPLVWAITIAVTIAFFVYEFYAHVRKPHEPTIGESARWSAFYIGLALLFGVGIGVVSGWTYGGEYFAGYLTEKALSVDNLFVFLIVMSSFAVPKIYQQKVLMIGIVIALIMRGAFIAVGAALISNFSWIFYVFGALLLFLAYRQAFTHGESNPADGRFMRLVRRILPVSDEYNGDRLTVRKDGRRFVTPMLLVIVAIGFVDLIFAVDSIPAIYGLTEEAYIVFTANAFALMGLRQLYFLIGGLLARLVYLAQGLAVILAFIGVKLVLHAMHVNELPFINGGEPMLWAPEIPIWFSLLFIAATIAVATAASLLKTRRDRRAAGELQSVGSDSLQD